Sequence from the Nocardia cyriacigeorgica GUH-2 genome:
GCGCGCCCTCCACGGTCGCGGCGAGGTAGTGCGGATCGTCGACGGCGAAGCGGGCGCCACCGCGCGCGGAGGTCGCGGCGATCACGACGGTATCGGCGCCGGTGGTGTCCTCGGGTTCGATGGCGACCGAGACGATCCGGGACCACGGCATCTCGATCCCGGAGTCGGAGCCGACGAACCGCAGCTTCTTGTTGCTGACGATCAGCCGCCCCTCGGTGTACTTGGGTCCCTTCGCCAGGATCCGGATCTGGGTGGCGCCGGCATCGAAATGCACCCGCTCCTCGGGATCCAGATGCAGGCCCGGGGTGCGCACCGTCGGCAGATCACCGGAGCGCAATCGGGTGATGGTGCGGCCGCGATGCATCCGGCGATACAGGTCATCGATCTTCGGCCCGCTCAGCCCGAGTTCGGCGACGGTCTCTTTGAAGCGCTCGAACTCCGGGCCCTCGATCTGGCCGTCGGCCATCGCGAAGGCCACCATCCGTTCCAGGTAGTCGAGTGCGAGTGGATGCAGCGAGGCGCGCCCGGCGCTTTCGTCGATGCGCTGATACCGCAGCGACGCCCACAACTGATTCCACTCCGGGCCCTGTGGCCCGGGACCGGACAGCACCCGCCAGACCTGGGTGTGCCAGTGGGTCAGGTACTCCTCGATCTCCTCGGCGCAGCCGCGGCACGGGTGATGGCCGCCGAAGATCTTGCGGCGCCTGCGGTTACCGCATCGGTCGCAGCTGTGCGGGTGCGCGGGCAGGCGGGGGCGGGTGTCGGCGGTCCAGTGCGAGCCGTCCCACCAGCGCAGTCGGGTGCCGTCGTGCGGGTCGGGATGCCAGTCGGCGCGTTCGGGGTGCGGTGGGGGTGCGGGTTCGGCGGGCAGTTCCGCGACGACCTCGCGACGCAACGTCAGCGTGGGCGCGGTACGGGTGGGTTCCTGGGTCAGGACGTTGCCGGACGCACGCCGGGCGCGGTCGTCCTCGCGTGCTGCCGGCGGCCCGCCCGGTTCGTCGACGACGACGCCGAACTCGGTGACCAGCCCGGCCATCCCGGACTCCCAGCCCTGCGCCACCGCGCGGAACCGCCACTGGCCCTCGCGCCGGTAGAACTCGCCGAACATCATCGCCGTCACCGGCTCACAGCCCTCGATCTCGAACACCGCGACCGCGCCGTCGGCGGCGTGCACCGTCACGGTGAGGCCCGCGACGTCGGCGAAACTGCCGTCGTCGACCGATCCGGAGACGATGATGCGCGCGACCTCGGCCTCGGTGCGTGGCAGCGACACACTCAGCCTGGCCGTGCCCGCCGCGGGCGCCTGATCGAGCGTGACGGCCTGCGAGACGTGCCGGGGCGCGTTGTAGAAGACCAGATCACGATCGTTGCGCACGGTGCCCGAATCGGTGAGCAGCAACGCGTGCGCGTCCACCGCATGCTCCGAACGCCATGAAACAACCACGGCTAGAAGCGAAGTCGGTACCGGCGCGTTCGCGCCCTTGCTGAGTTTCATCGTTGTCGAACTATGCCACGGCCCTCCGACAGGCCAGGACGACAGTTCCGGCCGGTGGCCGGCGGTGAACCTGGACAACCGACACCGTCGAACGTGACGCCCCGCAATCCTGTCGCATCCGCGCTGGTTGGGGCACAGTGGTGCTATGACGAATCCGAAGGATGCGGGCAAGCAGCCGCCGGGGCGGGCGCCCGGATCGCGGAAGGTGCCCAACCCGGGCGACGTCCTGGCCGCGGCCCAGTCGGCGGTGGAGGCGGCGCAGACAGCGGCCGGGCAGGCGCTCGATGCCGCGCGGCTGACCGCCGGCTACTCCTTCGACGCGGCGGTGCGGCTGCCACCGGCCTCGGCCCAGCTAGCCGCCCAACTGCCCGATCTGCTGGACAACCTGTCCACCGCCATCGACCGGCTCAACTCCACCATCGACCGCCTCGACCGCACCCTGGCCCTGGCCGATCCCGCGTTCGCCGCCTACGACCGGTTGCTGCCGCGCCTGGAGGCGATGATCTCGCTGGGAGAGGACCTGTTCGGCGCGCTGTCGAAGCTACCGGGCGTGAGCATGCTCGGACGGCTGGCGGGCCGCGGTGAGGAGCCTCCGGTACCGGAAACGAAGAGCCAGTCGGGCCGATCCAAGCGTCGTTAGCGCCCGGCGATGGCGCGGTGGGTGGCCGCGGCCTTCAGCACCATCTCCGCGTGCTCCTCGTCCGGCACCGAGTCGAGCACGATGGCGCCGCCCGCGCCGATGTGCCACCGGCCCTCGTGCCGGACGGCGGTGCGGATGACGATATTGAGGTCGGCGGTCCCACCGAGGCCCAGGAAGCCGATGGTGCCCGAATAGACCCCGCGCGCCCGGGTTTCCAGCTGGTCGATGATCTCCATGGTGCGCAGCTTGGGTGCACCCGTCATCGAACCGCCGGGGAAACACGCGCGCACACAGTCGATCACGCCCGCCTCGGGACGCAGCGTGCCGCGCACGGTCGACACCAGCTGGTGCAGCGTCGAATACGTTTCGGTGGCCATCAGTTTCGGCACGTGCACGCTGCCGATCTCGCAGACGCGGCCCAGATCGTTGCGTAGGAGATCGACGATCATCAGGTTCTCGGCCCTGGTCTTGGGGCTGGCGGCGAGCTCGCGGCACAGTCGCTCGTCCTCGGCGGGGGTGGCGCCGCGCGGGGCGGTGCCCTTGATCGGTTTGCTCTCCACGGTGCGATGGCGGTCGATCTTCAGGAAACGCTCGGGGGAGGAGCAGGCGATCTCGAGGTCGCCGAAGCGCAGGTAGGCGGCGTACGGGGCGGGGTTGCAGCGGCGCAGCGTGCGGTAGACGTCGAGCCCTTGGGCCGTCGCGGGCACGGTGGCGGTGTCGGTCAGGCAGATCTCGTAGGACTCGCCCGCCCGCAGCGCGTCCTGGCAGACGGCGATATCGATCAG
This genomic interval carries:
- a CDS encoding TerD family protein, encoding MKLSKGANAPVPTSLLAVVVSWRSEHAVDAHALLLTDSGTVRNDRDLVFYNAPRHVSQAVTLDQAPAAGTARLSVSLPRTEAEVARIIVSGSVDDGSFADVAGLTVTVHAADGAVAVFEIEGCEPVTAMMFGEFYRREGQWRFRAVAQGWESGMAGLVTEFGVVVDEPGGPPAAREDDRARRASGNVLTQEPTRTAPTLTLRREVVAELPAEPAPPPHPERADWHPDPHDGTRLRWWDGSHWTADTRPRLPAHPHSCDRCGNRRRRKIFGGHHPCRGCAEEIEEYLTHWHTQVWRVLSGPGPQGPEWNQLWASLRYQRIDESAGRASLHPLALDYLERMVAFAMADGQIEGPEFERFKETVAELGLSGPKIDDLYRRMHRGRTITRLRSGDLPTVRTPGLHLDPEERVHFDAGATQIRILAKGPKYTEGRLIVSNKKLRFVGSDSGIEMPWSRIVSVAIEPEDTTGADTVVIAATSARGGARFAVDDPHYLAATVEGALRVAKRLALTPGQRDTRSIPQEVKAEVWQRDGGRCVECGDGHYLEFDHIIPLSRGGATSATNLQILCRACNRAKGARI